The DNA segment GCTTGGATCGTTGATGCTGAGCTGGAGGGGCTTCGCCATGCGTTGCAGCTGCCGGTAGACATCCCCCCACTCCCGGATGCGGAGGAAGTTGAGGTACTCCGCCTTGCACAGGCGGCGGAACGCGCTCGACGAGAGCTCGCTCTCCTTCTCCTTGAGGTAGTTCCAGATGTTGAGCAGCGTCAGGAAGTCGCTCGTCGGGTCGGTGAATCGCGCGTGCTGCTGGTCCGCCTGTGCGCGGCGCTCGAGCGGGCGCTCCCGCGGGTCCTGGATGCTGAGGGCGGCCACGATCGCCATCACCTCGCGCGTCGTGCCGTGCTGCTTCGACTCGACCACCATGCGGCCCAGGCGCGGGTCGATCGGCAGTTGCGCCAGCTGACGGCCGACCTTGGTGATGCGGTTGTCGCTCGTGACCGCGCCGAGCTCGCGCAGCAGGTCGAGCCCGTCCTTGATTCCGCGAGAGTCCGGCGGCTGCAGGAACGGGAACGCGGCGATGTCGCCCAGGCCGAGTGAGATCATCTGCAGGATAACCGCGGCGAGGTTCGTGCGCAGGATCTCCGGCTCGGTGTACTCCGGGCGGCGGGCGAAGTCCTGCTCCGAGTAGAGCCGGATCGCGATGCCGTCGCTTGTGCGGCCCGAGCGGCCGGAGCGCTGGTTCGCCGACGCCTGCGAGATGGCCTCGATCGGCAGGCGCTGCACCTTGGCGCGCACGCTGTACCGGGAGATCCGCGCCATGCCGGCGTCGACGACGTAGCGGATGCCGGGAACCGTGAGGCTCGTCTCGGCGACGTTGGTGGCGAGGATGATGCGGCGCCGGGTTCCAGGGGTGCCCGAGGGGCGGAACACCTTGTGCTGGTCGGCGGCGCTCAGCCTGCCGTACAGCGGGAGCACCTCGGTGTGCGGCAGGTTGCGGCCGCGGATGGCATCCTCGGCATCGCGGATCTCCGCCTCCCCGCTGAGGAAGACGAGCACATCACCCATCGACTCGCGCGCGAGTTCGTCGATCGCCGCATTGATGCCGTCGATGGGGTCGAGGTCCTCCGACGCGGTCGTACCCTTTCGGGCATTCTTGCCGCCGCGGGCATCCGCGGGCTCGAACTCATCGCTGAACTCATCGCCGGACCCGAGCGCCGCGGCGTCGATCGCATCCGGGACCAGCGGCCGGTAGCGGACCTCCACCGGGAAGGTGCGCCCGGAGACCTCGATGATGGGGGCATCGTCGAAGTGCTTGGAGAAGCTCACCGGGTCGATCGTGGCGCTCGTGATGATGACCTTCAGGTCGGGGCGGCGCGGCAGCAGCTGCTTGAGGTAGCCGAGCAGGAAGTCGACCGTGAGGCTGCGTTCGTGCGCCTCGTCGATGATGATCGTGTCGTACTTGGTGAGCTCACGGTCGCGGTGGATCTCGGCGAGCAGGATGCCGTCGGTCATGAGCTTGACCTTGGTGTCTTTGCCAACCCGGTCGGTGAACCGCACCTGGTAGCCGACGATGCCGCCGAGCTCCTGGCCGAGCTCCTCGGCGATCCGCTCGGCGATCGTGCGCGCGGCGATCCTCCGGGGCTGCGTGTGCCCGATCTTCTCCCGGCCCAGCTCAAGCAGGATTTTTGGCAGCTGGGTCGTCTTGCCCGAGCCGGTCTCGCCGGCGACGATGACCACCTGGTTGTCGCGGATGGCGCGGGAGATCTCCTCCCGGCGCTGGCTGACGGGCAGCTCGGGCGGATAGGTGATGACGAGGAGGGGCGCTTCGGGCATGGGGAATCAATCGTACGGGGTCGGGGTGGTCGCACCCGCTCCGCTTGTTCCGGCCTGCCGTCGCTCGCTCAACCGGGTGCCCGCTGCCGTGAGGATCCCGGTTGCGATCGCGCTGCCGATGACGAGCGAGCCTCCGTCGATGACCCACGGATGAAGGAACAGCGCAGCCGCCGCTGCGAGTGCCGCCGTGCCCGCCGCCGACCCGGTGATGGCCGCGCGCGAGGCCGGGCCAAGTGAACGGCTGCGGGTGAGCAGAATGGCCGCGGCGCCACCCGCGGCACCGGCGGCCGCGACGAGGGCGCCCACTGCCGCGCCGACGATTCCCGCAACGGGGAGAAGGGCGAACGACGGCCCGGAGGGCAGCAACAACTGCTCCCTCGTCAGCAGGGCGATCGCGTACCCTCCCCCGAGGGCCGCTCCGGTGGCCACGGCCGTCCCGGCCAACGCGAGGATTCTTTCGAGGGGCCACACGCGTCTAGTCTGCACCCCGAAGTGGTGGGTGGGCTCAGTGCTCGCCGCGCGTGTTCGGCAGTTCCACTGGCGTGAGTGTGGCGATCTTGGGCGCCCGGTTGTCGCCGGAGGAGCGGCCGGTGAGGCGGCGTCCGATCCACGGCAACACGTGCTCGCGCCAATACGCGGCGGTGCGCTGTGCCGCTGCTCCGTCGATGCGCGTGCCCGCGGCATCCGGAATCGGCACCTCGAGTGCGGCGAGCACGTTGCTCGCGACGCGCTCGTGGCCGCGGGGATTGAGGTGCAGCTTGTCGGGGGACCAGTACCGGCTCTCGGTGAGTTCGGCGTCGGCCCAGTTGTCGACGAAGGTGACTCCCTGCTTCGGGAGGCGATCGCGCATCGCCTGGGCGAGCTGATCGCCACGGCGGCCGATGAGGGCGCCGAGCGGGATGTGCCGGGTCGGGTTCGCGCCGCTGGTGAGTATGACGTGGATTCCGCTCGCGACCGCACAGTCGACCGCGGCCTCGAGTCCG comes from the Marisediminicola antarctica genome and includes:
- a CDS encoding SGNH/GDSL hydrolase family protein; this translates as MRNTYPSYVAIGDSFTEGVGDERPDGSVRGWADLVALGLALASPEPVSYANLAIRGRLLAPIVTEQLDAAIALSPALLSINGGGNDILRPRVAVGQVADGLEAAVDCAVASGIHVILTSGANPTRHIPLGALIGRRGDQLAQAMRDRLPKQGVTFVDNWADAELTESRYWSPDKLHLNPRGHERVASNVLAALEVPIPDAAGTRIDGAAAQRTAAYWREHVLPWIGRRLTGRSSGDNRAPKIATLTPVELPNTRGEH